One Helicoverpa zea isolate HzStark_Cry1AcR chromosome 30, ilHelZeax1.1, whole genome shotgun sequence genomic window, atacacatcgattactccgaggtttatagaccgatttacgtgattctttttttgttcgactcggaatagctgccagttggtcccatagtcatcaggtcaggatctgatgatggaaaccttgagaaatcgagggcaaccttcgaaagttgtaggcatacatagggtaaaaacttgacactcaggtgtacgcctaaaagcactattcaactgtgaagatttggagctgacctgatgatggagaccagagagggtccagggaactggacaactgaatatgtaaactacctcgtgtttgggcttaaattatttgtattgacaagacctttgtaacagtgaaggtttggagctgacctgatgatggagaccagagaaagtcgagggaactcgacaactgaatatgtaaactacctcgtgtttgggcttaaattatttgtattgacaggatctatgcaacagtgaaggttgggagctgacctgatgatggagaccagagaaagtcgagggaacttgacaactgaatatgtaaaatacctcgtttggacttatattctttgtattgatgagaacttcccacttgtatggatagtgacaactattcgtatcactgaaaagctttaaacaaaaaaactaaaaagtagaaaataaataatagttttaaaaaaactaaaaaacacgctttttatagaaaaccgaactaaaaaatagaaaataaatataaattaagaaaatagtgttcaaaatttcaatgaatataaattaagaatagtgtgaatacaaaaaaatatatttaaaaaaagcgtggggtgctttttaaggtattatcgaaatgaaaatcactctactcatatctgtcaaatatttataactattgacaccatgcaccccacgcttttttttaaatatatttttttgtattcacactattcttaatttatattcattgaaattttgaacactattttcttaatttatatttattttctattttttagttcggttttctataaaaagcgtgttttttagtttttttaaaactattatttattttcattctacATGCCTGTTACTTacttactaacattataaaactaaagaaTTGTATGTTTGCTTGAACGGACTGTAGAACTGCGTACTTTCAGTACATTCTGTATCTTTTTTCCTTTTATGTTTAAATTGTCCATGTGTAGATGCGTCTTTACACGTGTCAATGCAACCTATTTACTTTCTTTTCTTATTAGAATCAGTGTACGTACTATTAGGATAAATCTCGAACTCCATAAGGCTTTCGAACAGCATATACCCCTCTTCGTGTTCGTATAACATGTCGGCGTAGTCTATGAGAGAGTTTACGTCCGTCGCCAGTATTGAGTGACGCGTGCGCAGTAGATGATGTAGCATGCTCGCGTAACCTGAGAGGAGAGGGGGGTTTTGAAGTGCAAGTATCCATAGGACATAccaacaatatctaattaattaccaaattaaaattagaccagctagtaaaattttaatccttcttttgattatttgtctGTAGTGCCAAGgttgttctcacttaaggagatcacccagctgcgcaggacatattatagtgcacgagcatttgcgcagtcacaggtgcactccctattccttcactctcataacccgatgggacggcaatccgacatgaccggaaagagatcaagcgcgggaccgacatttacctacgtgttctccgatgcacgggtgaatcaactaccaacttccagactacgggctgcatTGTGAAAGATTAAGAAAACTCATCTCCGATCGTGTAGACTTGGCATCCCATCAGGTTTATAGCCATCGCTGATAATCGGCTGGGAGAAATAGAATTCTGGGAGTTCTTAGAGTTATGTTCACATTTGCGTAGCCAAGAATAACGCAGGTGCACACACACAATACTCACCCTGAACTGCATCCGGCTCCGCCTCAGTGAGAAACCTGCCGATGCTCATGGTAGCTTCCACGAGAGGATGGCCGAACCAGGCTATCTCAGCTTTCTGATACATGCTGAAAACATTGTCAGTTTAAACATGTACTTACCGTCATACCACAAAAATgtaacgtctgttgaacacttgtttaaaaagccggccaagtgcgagtcggacttgcgcacgaagggtttcataccattatttataaaattacaaaaaaatcacgtttcttGTATGGGAGCATTTGTTGttcggcaacaaaaatacatcatcctcctccgagcctttttcccaatcatattGGGTTgatcgggtaactgggttgagaaggtcagataggcagtcgctccttgtaaaacactggtattcagctacatccgattagacAGAAtgtgctgtgcccgacagggtccatgatgatcttataatttataatttaccacCTAAGAAGACATTGtggaatgtaataaataaattgagtatTGAGACTGGAAGTCGAACCCAACATGgttaggaaaaggctcaggagatgatggGAGAATTCCCCGGGAAGCAGTTCAAAGCGGGCTCACGttagtaaaagtaaaataaaaaattacatactcATTGGTAATCATCTCCATATGTCCTATAACTTCATAGACATGCTTCCTATCCTTAGTAGCGACGAGTCTGGTCAGTTCAATCAGAAAAGTCACCATATAACCTTCGTCCAATTCTTCCATCATTGCATCGAAACGTTTATAAGGGTTGATCATTCCTGGAGGCGGCGTCATTCCTGGACCGATCTCATCAGGTCCTGGCATTCCTTCAGGACCAGTGTGTCCAAGAGGAGGTCCTATATAAGAGCTTTTATCCCCAGCTAATATATCAGTCGGATGTATCACTTTTGGGACTGCAATTTGATATGACGGGAAgacaaggaaaaaaaaattgattaattaattaattcgtcTGCATTTTGGATTGCCGAAAaattggacacgtatttttaattttaataaaaataaatatttaatactacctaccgccagcggcttcgcccgcgtggtgtgttgataaaaagtagcctatgtgttaatccagggtctttttatcaacataccaaatttcaatcaaattagtccagccgtttttgcgtgattgaataacaaacatacatccatacattctcacaaactttcacatttataatataagcaggattccttgtaaaaaactgatactcagctgcatccggttagactagatgccgaccccaacgcccccaacatagttgggaatatgtttatttcgccaccgacttctaggccgatgcacctatacaagctgttgatttgcatgcgtgccatagtcaaggacgtaattatactaatgattctcaacccaaatcaacaaaaaaattggtacgaaaatttttgattttaattttttttcggaaattcgtcaatgtcacttacccgttttcaaactcggcgcgtatgttactggcctcaaaaccgtgctgctccctcacacaaacgcgaacacaaagcatacgcaacgattattcattaatttcattcataaaattggattacttctgaaatactacgacattacaatgacaaaaataacagtgcatattagctatttcccgtctactgtatttccaatcgattatttacgtattttatgtcctcctcctgaagtatggcacaaatgcaaatcaacaccttgtataagaatagtttttttgcttttcagtattttttgggagtcaaaaattctttcagtgttagatagcctattaatcaagaaaggctataggctactttttatcctggttcATGCAGAGGTTCTCATGGAATTGCAGGTGAAACccctggcagaagctagtatattatgAAGTCTACATACGTCCTGCCAACACGTCTCCGGCCGCGGTAGACATGGTGACTTCATAGGGCCTGTAAGCCGGTGCTCCTTCGATCATGGTTGTCATGGTGTGGTCTCCAGCCTCCGGGGTAGTTCCAAGCGCCACCATACCTAGGTTGTTCTCACCTAGAATGGATTTAGAGTCGAGTTAGTAGTTAGGGACATCGGACTGTTTGTAGAACGAAAAAATTGTTGCCTagtagaaatattaaaaacttttttagaaaaaattaaaccgactcccaaaaacactaaaaactcCCAAAATAACTAAAGACtcccaaaataattttaggtgcatcggcctagaagtcggtggcaaaattaacttagggaCATCCATTaggcaccgacttctaggccgatgcaattaaaattagtttttttgtggCATTTTACTGTcttttgaagtcggttttatttttttgtaaaaagtacagACGTAACGCATTTACTCTCAGAAGCGCACTCACTTTAACCGTCTTCCACGGGACCTAAACATTGACTTATTCTGCACCAAGGCGACCACAGTTAGACGGCTTTTAGCTAAATCATTCTTTGAGCGTATAATAGCGGCTCTCAAACTtaatattagattttttaaatgaaaatataaaacctaAAGTTAGACAATCGatagtttgtataatttatCTGTGAAGGCTGGTAATTAGCAATCTGACTAtctagtttaagttaaaatacgAAAGTTTtgttagtctgtaagccttctccaagaacaataaatatatatatttttttaaagaagagtTCGAACGCAAAACGCTCGACCGCGTGAACGCTCTCTATCTGATAGATCCCATATAAATTCTTGGTTCTCACTAATAAACTTATCCTGTTGTCCCGTAGCCGTGGAGTAGCCATAATCGTCTGGATGCGTAGGACTAGCAGGCCTGCCTTGACGAACACCTGGCGAGAATGTGGTCGCCATATTGTTGGCTACCGAACTCCTTGCTTGAATGTCTTCGGCTTGAGGATGTTTCGCATCTGGTGGTAGAAATgcaggtacatattttatttatttatttatgattctTTATACACACACAATAGAGGAAGACGACAGGAAAGAAAGTTTTTATGACATAGTTACAATTTTGTAAGTTTTCCGTTTGTCCGTGGTTTTACTGGCGTCTCGAGGGAAGTACTTTCcgtaacgtttttttttttaacgatgtcaaaaatcatcaaatgaccccttccgctgtgggttagcagcggtgagggagtgtcagactcttactgactaaaaaccgtcgtgttccgtcataggttttttatgtgccagggccgcggtatctctttcgaacaacccgcaggtTCGAACAGGATTAAAAgtagtataaataaatgttattctgatgtaattTTATGAACTGTACTTATAAAGTATTCTTGAGTTTCCGATCGAAAGAATTTGCGTGCCAAAagattaaaatacatttatccTTGTCAGCTTTGATCTGAGCTTGTCAGATCTAATTTTGTAATATCTGTATCTCTCTATGGATCTGTCTGCcctttcacgtcaaaactactgaacccgTTTAATTGAAGAGTACACAAATTAATCTAGAGCCTGACAAataatataggctacttttcatacAGATCTAGGAATCCGGGGATCCTCGAAACGCGAGTGGAACCTCGGTAAACCGCTAGAGTACACTTACTTGCATTTTCGTTAAACGTAGGGTCCATACTTTTCGTAAACAATTCACTGACCCACGTCTCAACAGGCTTGTATACTGTAGTCTGGGTTAACCACTTTTGTGGGTCACCAAGCTTGGCAGTACTTAGGAAACCCAGGAGATCCATAGAAGTACTTTTGACTCCCATACCAGAAAGGGGAGTACTTTGGACTCCCTGTCGACCAACACGAGGAGTACTTTGGACCCCCATGTCACCGGTTGGAGACGCACGTTGGGCTCCAACCATATTCCTGGAGAAGAACAGAGTTGGTGACTGGGAATTTAAGAGACTCCCTCTCtgcaaactttcagtcggccgatagtttgttgggctcataaatcagtatggagatgaatggtagtatgcactATACAACGATCAGGGGTTAAATTctgctaatttaataatgtgacaattggataacaattaaatctcaatagcagttttaaccttagcgggcttAAGATCAATCGTATACCAGtgacatttcattggtttaCCATTGGTCCaaccatattgcaatcgtaaatcatttgcagacaatatgattcttAATTGacatcacagaaaaggataattaaaaacgtttatttaaaataagaaatagcTGAATGCCACACACGTCACATcctaattgagtcgtgattgaatcttAGTTGGATATCCATCGTATACATGTCgcttaagggtgcgtctacacggtgcacgtagctggagcaagttaacacgcgcaagtgacaagagcacgcgggtgggtattttgctttggtacatgcgcgagtcgctggacccgcacgttctTAAAATGCATGTATCCTGCGCATGTGACTCAACATGCgtaagctacttgcaccgtgtagatgaattcttaagtaaaattagcagaatcaggCCCCAGATATACGTCAGAGTAATGAAAAAGTTTTATCAGCCAATcggccaactatcggccgacagaAGTCTGCAGTGTTCTCAGTTAAAGTGAATGCTTCGACTGTTGACGAGAAATTCaactataatttttaaattcaaatgtttTCTTGATGCTTTACCAAAGTTTTAAATATATCGTTTCATtagatatttataatttttcgttgcgataataatataatattaagtacatcaaagtgtttttaagttttgattagctccaaaagttataaaaattcaatgtataaattacttttaggtttatacctagtaggtatatttactgAAAACGATAAGATCCCGAATCATATCAAATGTTTACTTAGCCTACCCGACATTgcagtcgaccgacagtttgGTCCGATGgttgtcaataaaaaaaatcgtgtattcaatcaaagttctcagtcgatctgataccgactaaaaagtctgcaGTCTGCGGGTActttaagggtgcgtctacacggtgcaagtagctggagcaagtttacatgcgcaagtgacaagagcacgcgggtgggtatttcgctttggtacggtagactgcacatcagcagtaactgtcatgcaccttaactcaatagtaataattacgattttcctataaaactgttactactgacctgaagttgactgtatagttatcggtacgaatcttgagctctgacctaggctggcgcagaagtgattttttagcaaagaaccaatcccgagtgacggctatgacgcgatgcactgcgggccaatcaccgctttaccccgcCCCTGCGCCTcatttcataccacaaaagggacccaataaattacttctgcgcaggtgtaggtcagagctcaagattcgtgcctaTAActatgcgcgagtcgctggacccgcacgtttttaaaatgcatgtaacctgcgcatgtgtctcaacatgcgcaagctacctgcaccgtgtagacgcaccctttaataaaaatatcaaacgcTACAGTTAAAGCATTCACCTTAAAGAGAGGAATGTCTTTGAAGGCATTCTTAATGATTTTTTAGCTCCACGAGCTTTAAGAGGTATAACTAAGATATCTGGTGGAAACAGGTGGTCCAGGGTGTAATCCCCTGGCTCAGTAGTTAGATCAGGGTTTAAGGTATGAGGAGTAGCATCCGCAGTAGTTGTTTTTGGTGAATACGTCTGGGGTTCTGGTATTGGTCCGAAGGTGTAAGCTCCTGGCTCAGGAGTAATGCCTGGGTCTAAGGTTGCTGGTGGGATAAATCCCTTCGGTGGACGAGAAGGAAAGGGTGGGAGTGACTGAGGAAGAGTGGGCGGGATGGGATAAGAAGTTATAGGTAGGTCATGATCATCAGGATCTGGTGAATGAGGAGGTGGCTCTGGGTGGGGATGCACGGGTGGCTCTGGGTGAGGATGCATGGGTGGCTCTGGGTGAGGATGCCCGGGTGGCTCTGGGTGAGGATGCACGGGTGGCAATGGGTGAGGATGCACGTGTGGCTCTGGGTGAGGATACACGGGTGGCAATGGGTGAGGATGCACGGGTGGCTCTGGGTGAGGATGCACAGGTGGCAATGGGTGAGGATGCGCGAGTGGCTCTGGGTGAGGATGCGCGGGTGGCTCTGGGTGAGGATGCATGGGTGGCTCTGGGTGAGGAGGCACGGGTGGCTCTGGGTAAGGAGGCACGGGTGGCTCGGGGTGAGGATGCACGGGTGGCTCTGGGTGAGGATACATGGGTGGCTCTGGGTGAGGATGCATGGGTGGCTCTGGGTGAGGAGGCACGGGTGGCTCTGGGTAAGGAGGCACGGGTGGCTCTGGGTGAGGATGCACGGATGACTCTGGGTGAGGATGCACGGGTGGCTCTGGGTGAGGATACAAGGGTGGCTCTGGGTGAGGATGCACGGGTGGCAATGGGTGAGGATGCACGGGTGGCTCTGGGTGAGGATGCACGGGTGGCTCGGGATGAGGATGCCCGGGTGGCTCGGGATGAGGATACCCGGGTGGCTCTGGGTGAGGATGCACGGGTGGCTCTGGGTGAGGATGCACGGATGGCTCTGGGTGAGGATGCACGGGTGGCTCTGGGTGAGGATGCACGGGTGGCTCTGGGTGAGGATGCACGGATGGCTCTGGGTGAGGATGCACGGGTGGCTCTGGGTGAGGATAAAAGGGTGGCTCTGGGTGAGGATGCACGGGTGGCTATGGGTGAGGATGCACGGGTGGCTCTGGGTGAGGATGCACGGGTGGCTCTGGATGTGGAGGAATTGATGGCTCTGGGTAAGAGGGTACTGGTGGGTCTGGGTAAGTAGGTTCTGAAGTCTCTGGGTAAGTAGGTTCTGACGTCTCTGGGTAAGGAGGTTCTGTCGTCTCTGGGTGAGGAGGTTCTGTCGTTTCTGGGTGATGAGGATTTGGCGAATGAGGAGGTTCTGTCGTCTCTGGGTGAGGAGGATCTGGCGAATGAGGAGGTTCTGACGTCTCTGGGTGAGGAGGATCTGGCGAATGATGAGGTTTTGACGTCTCTGGGTGAGGAGGATCTGGTGAATGAGGAGGTTTTGGCGTCTCTGGGTGAGGAGGATGTACAGTCTGCTCTGGGTAAGGATATACAGGCAAGGCTGGGTGAGTAGTCACAGACGGCACTGGATGCATGGGCGTGATTGGATAAGGTTTCGAAGGTGACCCAGAATGAGAAGGTGTCGAAAGAAACGGCCTAGATACATCTGGATACTGTTTAAAATCCATAGTAGGATAAGTTGGTTTTTTAGGAACGaatgtaaaagtaaaagttaaaccCGGAGCCACGTAATACTCCTCGGATTCATAAAATTTTGGAGTTAATCTTGGAGGATATTCGTACTCCAAACGAGGTTCGGGATGTTGATAGTAGTATATTGGCATCTGCTCGAAATGCGAGAACTTTGAAGATGCTGTCTCCTCAGGTATGGGACACTTAGAGGTTATACGTCGTGTCAAAGGAGTACGCTGGTGTATTATGGGAATAGTGGCAGGAACAGCTAAAGTGGTTTTCTTCTGTGGAGTATCGTCCCACCCTTTTTCTGTAAGGTCCAAGTCGGTTTTCGTGGCGTTGGGTACGAAGGGTATACTTCGTAACGCTTTCCTGTCGATTTGGATCTCTTTCTGCACGCTTTGGAGTAGTGATTCTATCTCACTGATGGATTTGTGAAGGTGATCCTTCAGTTGGGTGTCGTTTAATTCGCCTGGAAAGATACGGCAGTGGTTAGTctttaaatgatgatgatgatgtcctcctagccgattaccggctacggcggctgttctcatgtaaagagATTATCCAAcggcgcaggacatattatagtgcacaggcatttgtgcagacacaagtgcactcactattccttcactctcataacccgatgggacggcaatacGACACGACCGGatagagatcaggcgcaggatcgacatttacgcgctctccgatgcacgggtgtatcaaccaccaacttccagactccgggctgctttgtgaaagtcttctaaaacccatgaagcgactcgggaatcgaacccgagacctcgtactcagcagccgcacttgcgacaactagaccaacgaggcacttGAGTTTagtctttaaataaaatgaatgtgGTTACGGTTTGAAGACTGCTTTTAAGTACCTAACTCgatgcaataaaaatatgtattacaaaaatcatcaaatgacccctccggctgtgggttagcagcggtgaaggagtgtcagactcttactgactaaaaaccgtcgtgttccgtcgtaggccttttatgtatgtaccagggccgcggtaactcgcgcgaacaatcccgcagctccggcGGCTTCCATTTACAAAGTGgtcttttaaaaaaactatgttTATATTGTTGCTGTGGTTATGCTTTTTTAAAGCTGGATTGCTAGCGGTGGTTTTTAGATATGTTTTTAACTTTTCAGAGTTTTTGGAGATAcgaaattattttcagtttttttcatatattctttttcgtattaattttaattcagcTATAATAAACCTTAAaccttaagtttattttatcaaataagcAAAAATAACTTACCTTGACGACTAACACACTCAACATGATTATAACAAGAAAATATACTGATCACAATTAACATTAGCATTTTGTGTTTCgataaaatcttcattttttttcataaaaatatctatgGTATCATTGTcttgtaacagtttttttttcaaacaattcTTAAAATCGAATACTTCTTAATAATCTGATACTTAGATAAATACTGTACATCCCCTTAAAAccactatttaatttaaaaaatagttcagaaaataattttaatgtcaaTTTAAGAAAAACTTGTATATCAGACTCGTGGCAAAAGacgttgtttttaaataagtataaaaagtaACCGTTATTTAAAAAACCGTTACATTTTAAACCATAAAAAAACGTTAATCTTGAACTTTAGTTTAAAAGTAGTTACTATTTGAGTTTTATGAACAATAAAATAGTTGTAACATCTTTATCGgattagaaaatataaaaatatttgcatatgcAATGTAATACAAGTTTTACgatttcataaaaatgttagtatttttatattaaaatgaaagtgTGCGCTTGCTTTCTGCTGTTCACCATATTTGGTAGTTATTTTGACTATaatcattacatttatttttattttaataccacATAGAGAATAAAAAGCCTCCTTAAACGATTTATTAATACTGACAGGTAGTTTTGGATAGTTGCTTTTCAAGTTCTTATAACGCATCGTAAATTGCAAACTCAAATTCAAAATCGTTTAATTTTTCTTGTTGACACTATTATAACGATACCTTTTCGGTTACCGGTGCCATTCAAACTACTCATAAATAACCACAAATACCCCAAGTTTAATATAACACCTTTATTTCCAGCATACACACATTCCTTTGAAAAGCCTGTAAGCCCAAGAAGTGTCAACCTAGCTCTCGAAACTGTCTTAGAGTTCAGAGAGCGAGACAAAGTTGCAGACTTACAATTCCTGGACAATGTACAAAACTTCATATCGAAAGTAAAAACAGTTATAGATAAGAATAT contains:
- the LOC124644384 gene encoding extensin-like — encoded protein: MSILRLISIRSCRELNDTQLKDHLHKSISEIESLLQSVQKEIQIDRKALRSIPFVPNATKTDLDLTEKGWDDTPQKKTTLAVPATIPIIHQRTPLTRRITSKCPIPEETASSKFSHFEQMPIYYYQHPEPRLEYEYPPRLTPKFYESEEYYVAPGLTFTFTFVPKKPTYPTMDFKQYPDVSRPFLSTPSHSGSPSKPYPITPMHPVPSVTTHPALPVYPYPEQTVHPPHPETPKPPHSPDPPHPETSKPHHSPDPPHPETSEPPHSPDPPHPETTEPPHSPNPHHPETTEPPHPETTEPPYPETSEPTYPETSEPTYPDPPPPVHPHPEPPFYPHPEPPVHPHPEPSVHPHPEPPVHPHPEPPVHPHPEPSVHPHPEPPVHPHPEPPGYPHPEPPGHPHPEPPVHPHPEPPVHPHPLPPVHPHPEPPLYPHPEPPVHPHPESSVHPHPEPPVPPYPEPPVPPHPEPPMHPHPEPPMYPHPEPPVHPHPEPPVPPYPEPPVPPHPEPPMHPHPEPPAHPHPEPLAHPHPLPPVHPHPEPPVHPHPLPPVYPHPEPHVHPHPLPPVHPHPEPPGHPHPEPPMHPHPEPPVHPHPEPPPHSPDPDDHDLPITSYPIPPTLPQSLPPFPSRPPKGFIPPATLDPGITPEPGAYTFGPIPEPQTYSPKTTTADATPHTLNPDLTTEPGDYTLDHLFPPDILVIPLKARGAKKSLRMPSKTFLSLRNMVGAQRASPTGDMGVQSTPRVGRQGVQSTPLSGMGVKSTSMDLLGFLSTAKLGDPQKWLTQTTVYKPVETWVSELFTKSMDPTFNENANAKHPQAEDIQARSSVANNMATTFSPGVRQGRPASPTHPDDYGYSTATGQQDKFISENNLGMVALGTTPEAGDHTMTTMIEGAPAYRPYEVTMSTAAGDVLAGRM